A window of Chryseobacterium sp. IHB B 17019 genomic DNA:
GCAAAATGCGCCGTCTTCAAGCTACTGGATTCAGCTGGTTGATACTTCTGATAAAGTCTTATTCCAAAAATACACAAAAGGTGATGAGGTTAAGTTTAATATTCTGAAGCCTGGAGAATATATTGTAAGGATTTTGGTGGATAACAATGAAAATAAATATTGGGATGAAGCTGACTTCCAGAATGATATATTTGCGGAAGATTCTTACATCTATTATAAGGTAGTGGTTGTACGACCGCTTTGGGACAGTAATGAAAACTGGGATCTGAAAGATACAAGAGCTTTGGATACTTCAAAACTAAGCTTGCCGAAGACAAATACGAATACTCAGCAGCAGGATACAAAGAAAATGGATTTAAAGACTAATGATGCCGTGTTGACACCAACAAGGTAATGCCAATGAAAACGTTTAAAAAAATCCTTTTTTGGAGCTTATTAGGTTTTGCCTTAATTCAGTTTATTCCCACGGATAAAGTAAATCTGCCTGTTGATCACAAAGTAAATTTTGTTGATGCTAAAAATACTCCTGAAAAAATCAGAGGACTGATAAAAGGAGCTTGCTATGACTGCCATTCCAATGAAACGGTATACCCGAAATACGCTTATATTGCACCCATCTCATGGTCGGTGAAAAGCCATATCAACGAAGGAAGGGAGCATCTGAATTTTTCTGTTTGGGAAACTTATAATAAAGAATTAAAGGAAAGTATGCTGAGTAATTCTATTCAGACCATTCAGAATAAAACGATGCCAATGCCGGCTTATATTGTTTATCACAAAGAAGCCAATCTCTCGGAAGCCGAAAGAGTGTTACTGACAACCTATTTTGAGGAGATGCTGAAGTCTAAAACTTATTAATTCAAATAAAATTAACCACAGATTTCAAAGATTTGTACAGATGTTTACGTTTAACTTTCTATAAGAAAATATGCGCAATCATCTGTGCAAATCTTTGAAATCTGTGGCAAAATAATTTAAATATTTTTCAAATACCCTTCAAAAAACCTTTTTTGGGAATCAAAAGCAAGATCATCAAGATTCAATTCTTTTAACGGAATCCATGCCGCTTCTGAAATTTCAGATAATTCAAGATTTACTTCAAACTTCTCGGAAACATTATATTCATAAAAAAGGTCAATTGTATTGTAATCAATCTCTTTATATTGATAGACGTTTGGAAGGCTTGTTAAGTATTTTAAATTTGAAATATCGATATCAAGCTGCAATTCTTCAAAAAGCTCTCTTTTGCATGTTTCTTCTGCACTTTCCTTAGGATCTACAAAACCTCCGGCAAGATCAAGTTTGCCTTTTTTCGGGTCTCTGTT
This region includes:
- a CDS encoding heme-binding domain-containing protein — encoded protein: MKTFKKILFWSLLGFALIQFIPTDKVNLPVDHKVNFVDAKNTPEKIRGLIKGACYDCHSNETVYPKYAYIAPISWSVKSHINEGREHLNFSVWETYNKELKESMLSNSIQTIQNKTMPMPAYIVYHKEANLSEAERVLLTTYFEEMLKSKTY
- a CDS encoding NUDIX hydrolase; its protein translation is MKILKYCPSCGKESLNWDGEKKWSCPNCNFTLYNNVAGAVAVVIRHNDEIYLTRRNRDPKKGKLDLAGGFVDPKESAEETCKRELFEELQLDIDISNLKYLTSLPNVYQYKEIDYNTIDLFYEYNVSEKFEVNLELSEISEAAWIPLKELNLDDLAFDSQKRFFEGYLKNI